One region of Micromonospora ureilytica genomic DNA includes:
- the sigJ gene encoding RNA polymerase sigma factor SigJ: MGAGVDITLSTPGQTSSNEYGWSRPVTTDEHAERFVLLRPLLFTIVYEILGSATESDDVLQDSYLRWSQVDLATVRDTRSYLARLVTRQALNALRASARRREDYVGPWLPEPLLLDENDPSADVVLAESVSMAMLVLLETLTPDERAVFVLREVFGFDYDEIAAAVGKSVPTVHQVAHRAREHVQARRRRFQPLDARKAAQITEQFMTATATGDMAGLLTLLAPHIVWTADSGGKATAARHPVVGAQNVADLLMRLFRTSRQMAALHIRMANCNSAPAVVAHIGDRPQGVLLIEAIDGMITNFYVIRNPDKLVAMTVPRQISR, translated from the coding sequence ATGGGTGCCGGCGTGGACATCACTCTTTCAACGCCCGGCCAGACCTCGTCGAACGAGTACGGGTGGTCCCGTCCCGTGACCACTGACGAGCATGCCGAGCGGTTCGTCCTGTTGCGGCCGCTGCTGTTCACGATCGTGTACGAAATTCTCGGCTCGGCCACCGAATCCGACGACGTGCTGCAGGACAGCTATCTGCGGTGGTCCCAGGTGGATCTGGCGACGGTGCGAGACACCAGGTCGTACCTGGCGCGGCTGGTGACCCGGCAGGCGCTCAACGCCTTGCGGGCGAGCGCGCGTCGTCGGGAGGACTACGTCGGCCCGTGGCTGCCCGAACCGCTGCTGCTCGATGAGAACGACCCGTCCGCCGATGTGGTCCTCGCCGAGTCGGTGTCGATGGCGATGCTCGTACTGCTCGAAACCCTCACCCCCGATGAGCGTGCGGTTTTCGTACTGCGCGAGGTGTTCGGTTTCGACTACGACGAAATCGCCGCGGCGGTGGGCAAGTCCGTGCCGACGGTGCACCAGGTGGCGCATCGTGCCCGCGAGCATGTGCAGGCGCGACGCAGGCGATTCCAACCCCTCGACGCCAGGAAGGCCGCGCAGATCACTGAGCAGTTCATGACCGCGACGGCCACCGGTGACATGGCAGGGCTGCTCACCCTGCTCGCTCCACACATCGTCTGGACCGCAGACAGCGGCGGCAAGGCCACCGCGGCGCGCCATCCGGTGGTCGGTGCGCAGAACGTGGCCGATCTCCTCATGCGCCTCTTCCGCACAAGCCGACAGATGGCGGCCTTGCATATCCGGATGGCCAACTGCAACAGCGCGCCGGCGGTGGTCGCCCACATCGGCGACCGTCCTCAGGGCGTCCTCCTGATCGAGGCCATCGACGGGATGATCACCAACTTCTACGTCATCCGCAACCCGGACAAGCTCGTGGCGATGACGGTCCCGCGTCAGATCAGCAGGTAA
- a CDS encoding amidohydrolase family protein — MTGQLTRIDVHQHILPPFYRALLAEAGIAAAGGRALPTWTPESALDQMDLLGTAVALLSVSTPGTSFLASPTEAGDLARQLNDYAAGLAAEHPTRFGYFATLPMPHITAAATEARRVLDELRADGVTLLANSNGDYLGGPDQDALWQTLDERAAVVFVHPADLPGPAIDGIPPFAADFLLDTTRAAYLLVRTGVLRRYPRIRFVLSHAGGFLPYASHRMALAIAADTARSPLDILDDFRAFYFDTALSSSPAALPTLLAFARPGHVLFGSDWPFAPIPAGQYFANGIDTCLGLGQLRAVNRTNAEALFPRLATAGTADPDHGVAARLQRAAQRGAARLFFRLVQSGNGERRIP, encoded by the coding sequence ATGACCGGCCAGTTGACCAGGATCGACGTCCATCAGCACATCCTGCCGCCCTTCTACCGCGCCCTGCTCGCCGAGGCTGGCATTGCGGCGGCGGGCGGTCGGGCGCTGCCCACCTGGACACCCGAGTCCGCATTGGACCAGATGGACCTGCTCGGCACCGCCGTGGCCCTGCTCTCCGTCTCGACCCCCGGCACCAGCTTCCTCGCCAGCCCGACCGAAGCCGGCGACCTTGCGCGGCAGCTCAACGACTACGCCGCGGGGCTGGCCGCCGAGCATCCAACCCGATTCGGGTACTTCGCCACCCTGCCGATGCCCCACATCACGGCCGCCGCCACCGAGGCCCGTCGCGTCCTCGACGAACTCCGCGCCGACGGCGTCACTCTGCTCGCCAACAGCAACGGCGACTACCTTGGTGGCCCCGACCAGGACGCGCTGTGGCAGACCCTGGACGAGCGTGCGGCCGTCGTCTTCGTCCACCCCGCTGACCTGCCCGGACCAGCCATCGACGGCATCCCTCCGTTCGCCGCCGACTTCCTGCTCGACACCACCCGAGCGGCCTACCTCCTCGTCCGAACCGGCGTCCTCCGGCGATACCCCAGAATCCGGTTCGTCCTCAGCCACGCCGGAGGTTTCCTGCCCTACGCCTCGCACCGCATGGCGCTGGCCATCGCCGCCGACACGGCACGCAGCCCGCTGGACATCCTGGACGACTTTCGCGCCTTCTACTTCGACACCGCTTTGTCCTCGAGCCCGGCCGCCCTGCCCACCCTGCTTGCCTTCGCCCGACCCGGGCATGTGCTTTTCGGCAGTGACTGGCCCTTCGCGCCCATCCCGGCCGGGCAGTACTTCGCCAACGGAATCGACACCTGCCTCGGACTCGGGCAACTGCGGGCGGTCAACCGCACCAACGCCGAAGCCCTCTTCCCGCGCCTTGCCACCGCTGGCACGGCAGACCCCGACCATGGGGTGGCCGCGCGCCTGCAACGGGCAGCGCAGCGGGGCGCCGCCCGGCTCTTCTTCCGACTCGTCCAATCCGGCAACGGGGAGAGACGGATCCCGTGA
- a CDS encoding TetR/AcrR family transcriptional regulator has product MTGTRPTRRKRANGVESRQRILDAAVQIASERGYEGTSIAAVSARCGLPASSIYWHFRDKDDLLAAVIERSFETWLAAVDLPGEETGTPLQRVVAVGAAVAASLVAAPDFLRLGLMLALERRPEEPRGRAVFLQVREVARQKFTEVIETLLPDLDPADVRTVVTYALAGADGLFLQREIHGDAVDLTAMFELHARLVYEAALRMAPGASHDHTKP; this is encoded by the coding sequence ATGACAGGGACACGGCCCACGCGCAGGAAGCGCGCCAACGGCGTGGAGTCGCGGCAACGCATCCTCGACGCCGCCGTGCAGATCGCGAGTGAGCGCGGGTATGAGGGGACCTCGATCGCGGCGGTGAGTGCCCGCTGCGGGTTGCCCGCGAGCTCGATCTACTGGCATTTCAGGGACAAGGACGACCTGCTCGCCGCAGTGATCGAGCGCAGCTTCGAAACCTGGCTGGCGGCCGTCGACCTGCCCGGCGAGGAGACCGGTACGCCACTGCAGCGAGTCGTCGCCGTCGGCGCGGCGGTGGCCGCATCGCTCGTCGCCGCCCCCGACTTCCTGCGCCTGGGCCTCATGCTCGCCTTGGAGCGGCGGCCCGAGGAGCCCCGCGGGCGGGCCGTGTTTCTCCAGGTCCGCGAGGTCGCCCGACAGAAGTTCACCGAGGTGATCGAGACACTGCTGCCGGACCTCGATCCGGCGGACGTGCGGACCGTCGTGACGTACGCCCTGGCCGGGGCCGACGGACTGTTCCTGCAGCGTGAGATCCACGGCGATGCCGTCGATCTCACGGCGATGTTCGAGCTGCACGCGCGGCTGGTCTACGAGGCGGCCCTCCGGATGGCCCCAGGGGCTTCCCACGACCACACCAAGCCGTAG
- a CDS encoding OmpA family protein: MTKLRPSRSQNASPRSSRRLALSAVLTLAMVGCGGPPNKDSPSPPASNTPVVTATATVDTGTSTGTALAETRSTMTENLKVEVVGLNRVKGRHLVVQVRLSNTGTDRRLSWAGELGDHTRPLGEITWASGIGVLDALARTWLLPYKPAGAACLCSNRDRDGLGQFIDPGRSITVYAVLPAPSGNPTTTTVVTPVGPPMLDVPITDDPPAGDFPDPDAEPVTPITRRLILASESLDKSEETADDGKDLQINLSADVLFAVDKATLTPKARSVIARTAKLIDASPATVVTVAGHADSSGTDAINNPLSLRRAHAVQHALTALLTRKGVRFHTEGHGSHRPLYRNDTDEGKRRNRRVTVTFPKPQPAAQEPGATTTTGTTDLTGTTTADGQPITMNVTGLRRLPAGLGLLTYTITNEGSSEAWFRELHHAQDWEAYKYQAATNVRLTDVTARRQYLPGRLEVPTDNRTDFYCACTAVSGVRISTEKFAPGQTREFWNLFALPDTTTINAKIGPFRDLHIPIR, translated from the coding sequence ATGACCAAGCTCCGTCCATCCCGATCTCAGAACGCCTCCCCCAGGTCTAGCCGGAGGCTGGCCCTGAGCGCCGTACTCACCCTGGCGATGGTCGGGTGCGGCGGACCGCCGAACAAGGACTCCCCGTCCCCGCCCGCCTCCAACACTCCGGTCGTCACCGCCACCGCCACCGTCGACACCGGCACAAGCACCGGCACGGCTCTGGCCGAGACTCGCAGCACGATGACCGAGAACCTCAAGGTCGAGGTTGTCGGTCTCAACCGCGTCAAGGGCAGGCACCTCGTCGTTCAGGTTCGTCTGTCCAACACCGGTACGGACAGGCGTCTGTCCTGGGCCGGTGAGTTGGGTGACCACACGCGCCCGCTCGGCGAGATCACGTGGGCTTCCGGTATCGGCGTCCTGGACGCGTTGGCCCGCACCTGGCTCCTGCCGTACAAACCCGCCGGCGCTGCCTGCCTGTGCAGTAACCGCGACCGCGACGGCCTCGGCCAGTTCATCGACCCCGGGAGGTCGATCACCGTCTACGCGGTGCTGCCCGCACCGTCGGGCAACCCCACGACGACCACCGTCGTCACCCCGGTGGGCCCGCCGATGCTCGACGTGCCCATCACCGACGACCCTCCGGCCGGTGACTTCCCCGACCCCGACGCCGAACCCGTCACCCCGATCACCCGCCGCCTCATCCTCGCCTCCGAATCCCTGGACAAATCCGAGGAGACCGCCGACGACGGCAAGGACCTCCAGATCAACCTCTCCGCCGACGTGCTGTTCGCCGTGGACAAAGCCACCCTCACCCCCAAAGCCCGCTCAGTCATCGCCCGCACGGCGAAGCTCATCGACGCTTCCCCCGCCACGGTGGTGACGGTGGCGGGCCACGCCGACTCCTCCGGCACCGACGCCATCAACAACCCACTCTCGCTGCGCCGCGCCCACGCCGTCCAACACGCCCTGACGGCCCTGCTGACCAGAAAAGGCGTCCGCTTCCACACCGAGGGACACGGCTCACACCGCCCGCTCTACCGCAACGACACCGACGAGGGAAAACGCCGCAACCGCCGCGTCACGGTGACCTTCCCCAAACCTCAACCAGCTGCCCAGGAACCCGGGGCCACGACCACCACCGGCACCACCGACCTGACCGGCACCACCACCGCCGACGGCCAACCCATCACCATGAACGTCACCGGCCTACGCCGGCTACCCGCAGGCCTCGGTCTACTCACCTACACCATCACCAACGAAGGCTCATCCGAAGCCTGGTTCAGAGAACTCCACCACGCCCAAGACTGGGAGGCCTACAAGTACCAGGCCGCCACCAACGTCCGCCTGACCGACGTCACCGCCCGCCGCCAATACCTCCCCGGCCGCCTCGAAGTCCCCACCGACAACCGCACCGACTTCTACTGCGCATGCACAGCCGTCTCCGGCGTCCGCATCAGCACCGAAAAGTTCGCACCAGGCCAAACCCGCGAGTTCTGGAACCTCTTCGCCCTACCCGACACCACCACCATCAACGCCAAGATCGGCCCATTCCGCGACCTCCACATCCCCATCCGATGA
- a CDS encoding NAD(P)H-binding protein: MPVRALVRRSEAAATLPTNIEIVTGDLTEPESLDAALRAVSTVFLVWTAPPQTAAAVVDRLAAHAQRVVYLSAPHRTPHPFFRQPNPMAALHAEIERLIAGTGLDSTIIRPGMFASNTLLWWAAAIRADGPVRWPYGAAETAPIDDRDVAAVVARTLHEDGHAGGDYVLTGPESVSQAEQVGIIGDVLGRPIVFEELPPDEFRRETPEAARPAVDMLLAAWNATMGQPAYVTSTVADILGTSPRTFRQWATDHATAFTEDPHPTN; encoded by the coding sequence GTGCCGGTCCGCGCCCTCGTGCGCCGCTCCGAGGCGGCGGCGACGCTGCCCACCAACATCGAGATCGTCACCGGCGATCTCACCGAGCCCGAATCGCTCGACGCCGCGCTGCGCGCCGTCAGCACGGTCTTCCTGGTCTGGACCGCCCCGCCGCAGACCGCGGCGGCCGTCGTCGACCGACTGGCCGCCCACGCGCAACGGGTCGTCTACCTGTCCGCGCCGCACCGGACCCCGCACCCGTTCTTCCGGCAACCGAACCCGATGGCGGCGCTGCACGCCGAGATCGAGCGGCTCATCGCCGGCACCGGACTCGACTCGACGATCATCCGGCCGGGAATGTTCGCGTCGAACACCCTGCTCTGGTGGGCTGCCGCGATCCGTGCCGACGGCCCGGTCCGGTGGCCGTATGGCGCGGCCGAGACGGCCCCCATCGACGATCGAGACGTGGCGGCGGTTGTCGCGCGGACGCTGCACGAGGACGGACACGCCGGCGGCGACTACGTCCTGACCGGCCCCGAGTCCGTCAGTCAGGCCGAACAGGTGGGCATCATCGGAGACGTCCTGGGCCGCCCGATCGTGTTCGAGGAACTGCCGCCCGACGAGTTCCGGCGCGAAACCCCGGAAGCCGCGCGCCCGGCGGTGGACATGCTCCTGGCCGCATGGAACGCCACGATGGGGCAGCCGGCGTACGTCACCTCCACGGTGGCAGACATCCTCGGAACGTCACCGCGAACGTTCCGGCAGTGGGCCACCGACCACGCCACAGCGTTCACCGAGGACCCCCACCCGACAAACTGA
- a CDS encoding helix-turn-helix domain-containing protein, with amino-acid sequence MSDIAAAAEVSKPTLFRYFATKEDLILHRFVDH; translated from the coding sequence GTGTCCGACATCGCCGCGGCGGCCGAGGTGTCGAAGCCGACCCTGTTCCGCTACTTCGCGACGAAGGAAGACCTGATCCTGCACCGGTTCGTGGACCACTAG
- a CDS encoding aromatic-ring hydroxylase C-terminal domain-containing protein: MDRTGQHRHRPHGPGDVDASLIIRPDGCVAWALPTGQGLVATTLVRALGTWIGRAALTVVSDSLGMKQASDERCNPYVGG; this comes from the coding sequence GTGGACCGGACGGGTCAACACCGTCACCGCCCGCACGGACCGGGTGACGTCGACGCGTCGCTCATCATCCGGCCCGACGGCTGCGTCGCCTGGGCCTTGCCGACCGGGCAGGGCCTCGTCGCCACCACGCTGGTGCGTGCGCTGGGCACCTGGATCGGCCGCGCCGCATTAACGGTCGTCTCAGATTCGCTCGGTATGAAGCAGGCATCAGATGAGCGATGCAACCCGTATGTAGGAGGCTAG
- a CDS encoding MMPL family transporter gives MAVNAAPSGEAPAGRLAGRWVPWLVIGLWVALAAVMVPLSGKLSSVTTDSAVDTLPASAESTKVAVLEDSLPGGDDNTFVFVYHRAGGMNDADRATVERHYNTLAERYPPKMAAGEDDEDPATRLSTDGKAMMFTLDVSTTYGAPEAIVGPLRDAAKDRPSGLELDVTGPAAIDGDMDAVFDGIDLQVFLTTVVVVTLLLILTYRSPVLWFIPLVAVGAAALTAMATVYLLVKGFGIVVNDQNSALLTILVFGVGTDYALLLIARYREALHHHENVRVAMVHALRGAAPAIVASAATVVAGLLCLLVADLNSTSGLGPIGAAGILCALVAMLTLFPAVLVVLGRRIFWPAIPRFSKAVEEKPGLWGRLGTAISRRRWVATLGSLGVLGVLAIGLAGNTGALREQDQFLSAPESVTGFTVLRQHFPELGGQPMTIFTRPAYQERVLDLVKGTHGVALAVPGQTSGGWADISVFPTDAPDTVAEYDTIKRVRTAVHAVSGAEAIVGGPSAENLDTEVTTSRDEKLVIPLVLAVVLIILGLLLRAIVAPLVLMATVIVSFAAAFGGSVFVFDTILGFKGIDYSVPLLAFLFLVALGVDYNIFLASRAREETVRLGTREGMLKALSATGGVITSAGVVLAATFAVLATLPLVMLIEVGFLVAFGVLLDALLVRSVLVPALTLLIGRRIWWPSRLSRPTVEPPDGQQSLADEEPALRR, from the coding sequence ATGGCAGTCAACGCAGCGCCGTCCGGGGAAGCGCCGGCCGGTCGGTTGGCAGGCCGATGGGTGCCGTGGTTGGTGATTGGCTTGTGGGTGGCGCTGGCAGCGGTCATGGTGCCGTTGAGCGGAAAGTTGAGCTCGGTCACCACCGACAGTGCCGTGGACACCCTGCCGGCCAGTGCCGAGTCCACCAAGGTGGCGGTGCTGGAGGACAGTCTCCCCGGCGGGGACGACAACACGTTCGTCTTCGTGTACCACCGCGCCGGCGGCATGAACGACGCCGACCGCGCGACGGTCGAGCGCCACTACAACACCCTTGCCGAGCGGTACCCGCCGAAGATGGCGGCCGGCGAGGACGACGAGGACCCGGCGACGAGACTTTCCACCGACGGCAAGGCGATGATGTTCACCCTCGACGTGAGCACGACCTACGGCGCACCGGAGGCCATCGTCGGCCCGTTGCGTGACGCCGCGAAGGACCGCCCCTCCGGCCTGGAACTCGACGTGACCGGCCCGGCCGCGATCGACGGCGACATGGACGCTGTCTTCGACGGCATCGACCTGCAGGTCTTCCTCACCACCGTCGTCGTCGTCACGCTCCTGCTCATCCTCACCTACCGCAGCCCGGTGTTGTGGTTCATCCCGCTGGTGGCCGTGGGCGCGGCCGCACTGACCGCGATGGCGACCGTCTACCTGCTCGTCAAGGGCTTCGGCATCGTGGTCAACGACCAGAACTCGGCGCTGCTGACGATCCTGGTATTCGGCGTCGGCACGGACTACGCGCTGTTGCTCATCGCTCGATATCGGGAGGCACTGCACCACCACGAGAACGTCCGGGTTGCGATGGTCCACGCGCTACGCGGCGCGGCACCGGCCATCGTCGCGTCCGCGGCCACCGTGGTCGCCGGCCTACTCTGCCTGCTCGTCGCGGACCTGAACAGCACCAGCGGGTTGGGCCCGATCGGCGCGGCCGGCATCCTGTGCGCCTTGGTGGCCATGCTGACGCTGTTCCCGGCGGTACTCGTGGTGCTCGGCAGGCGGATCTTCTGGCCGGCCATCCCGCGGTTCAGCAAGGCCGTGGAGGAGAAGCCGGGGCTGTGGGGACGGCTTGGCACCGCCATCAGCCGCCGCCGGTGGGTGGCGACGCTCGGCTCGCTCGGAGTCCTCGGCGTTCTCGCCATCGGGCTGGCCGGCAACACCGGCGCCCTGCGGGAGCAGGACCAGTTCCTGTCCGCGCCGGAGTCGGTCACCGGCTTCACCGTTCTCCGCCAGCACTTCCCGGAGCTCGGCGGCCAGCCGATGACGATCTTCACGCGGCCGGCGTACCAGGAGCGGGTGCTCGACCTCGTCAAGGGCACTCACGGTGTGGCCCTGGCCGTCCCGGGTCAGACCAGCGGTGGCTGGGCCGACATCTCCGTGTTCCCGACGGACGCGCCGGACACCGTCGCAGAGTACGACACGATCAAGCGGGTGCGCACCGCCGTGCACGCGGTGAGCGGGGCGGAGGCGATCGTCGGCGGGCCGAGTGCGGAGAACCTCGACACCGAGGTGACCACCAGCCGCGACGAGAAGCTGGTGATCCCGCTGGTGCTCGCCGTCGTCCTGATCATCCTCGGGCTGCTGCTGCGCGCGATCGTGGCCCCCCTGGTCCTGATGGCCACCGTGATCGTCTCATTCGCCGCAGCCTTCGGCGGCAGCGTGTTCGTCTTCGACACGATCCTCGGGTTCAAAGGTATCGACTATTCGGTGCCGCTACTGGCATTCCTGTTCCTGGTGGCGCTCGGCGTCGACTACAACATCTTCCTGGCCAGCCGGGCCCGGGAGGAGACCGTGCGTCTCGGCACCAGAGAGGGCATGCTCAAAGCCCTCTCCGCCACCGGTGGCGTCATCACCTCGGCAGGCGTGGTCCTGGCGGCCACATTCGCGGTCCTCGCCACACTTCCGCTGGTGATGCTGATCGAGGTCGGGTTCCTGGTCGCCTTCGGCGTGCTGCTCGACGCCCTGCTGGTGCGGTCGGTCCTGGTGCCCGCCCTCACCCTGCTGATCGGTCGGCGGATCTGGTGGCCGAGTCGGCTATCACGTCCGACGGTGGAGCCGCCGGACGGTCAACAGTCGCTCGCCGACGAGGAGCCCGCGCTGCGACGGTGA
- a CDS encoding HAMP domain-containing sensor histidine kinase — MSRPAGREPRGLTRWWRRRSLRTRLTVIAATAIAVSVFVALQVAIELLDWELQDTAEDQLRADSRVLATNAERAGLTQVQLPPYPGSGRLVRVVLPDGSTRTPAGQPALPPVSAHAGRVAQGASADLMESNDSDDDGYLIYTLRAGDGAVQVARVADDSPITRFGLGVLLIGLFCVVGGALVGRTVARTGLAPIDRLTAAAVRVARTQDLDADIPDEGGGEIRRLIQSINDMLTALRDSRRAQRLLAEDAAHELKTPLTSLRLNVELLIRLDRRGTLDSALPAESRSRLLNDLGAQVAELSTLAAELTDLARGDVSDESTELLDLADVVVAAATRARSRLPDIEVALDVTSVWVSGRPAALQRAVLNLIDNAGKWSPADQPVQVRLRAESASAVLEVDDAGPGIDAADVPRVFDRFYRADSARALPGSGLGLSIVQRVVDAHGGRATVARSVRGGALLRVDLPAAAPPAPIARLTAGEDTAVS; from the coding sequence GTGAGCAGGCCCGCCGGCCGGGAACCGCGCGGTCTGACCCGATGGTGGCGGCGGCGGTCTCTGCGGACCAGGCTGACGGTGATCGCGGCTACGGCCATCGCGGTCAGCGTGTTCGTGGCCTTGCAGGTGGCCATCGAGCTGCTGGACTGGGAGTTGCAGGACACCGCCGAGGATCAGCTGCGCGCCGACTCCCGCGTCCTGGCGACGAACGCGGAGCGGGCCGGTCTGACGCAGGTCCAGCTACCCCCGTATCCCGGATCCGGTCGGCTGGTGCGGGTCGTCCTGCCCGACGGCTCGACCCGGACGCCGGCCGGCCAACCCGCGCTGCCCCCGGTCAGCGCGCACGCCGGACGCGTGGCGCAGGGCGCGTCGGCCGACCTGATGGAGTCGAACGACAGCGACGACGACGGTTACCTCATCTACACGCTGCGGGCTGGCGACGGCGCGGTCCAGGTGGCCCGCGTCGCCGACGACAGCCCGATCACCCGGTTCGGGTTGGGCGTGCTGCTGATCGGGCTGTTCTGCGTGGTCGGTGGCGCCCTTGTCGGGCGGACCGTGGCGCGGACCGGGCTGGCACCGATCGACCGGCTGACCGCCGCCGCGGTACGTGTCGCGCGCACCCAGGATCTCGACGCCGACATCCCGGATGAGGGCGGTGGGGAGATACGGCGGCTGATCCAGTCGATCAACGACATGCTCACCGCGCTCCGGGACTCCCGGCGGGCCCAGCGGCTGCTCGCTGAGGACGCCGCCCACGAGCTCAAGACCCCGCTCACCAGCCTGCGCCTCAACGTCGAGCTGCTGATCCGGCTCGATCGGCGCGGCACCCTGGACAGCGCACTGCCGGCGGAGAGTCGGAGCCGGCTGCTCAACGATCTCGGTGCCCAGGTCGCCGAGTTGAGCACCCTTGCCGCCGAGCTGACCGACCTGGCGCGCGGTGACGTCAGCGACGAGAGCACCGAGCTGCTCGACCTCGCCGACGTGGTGGTGGCCGCCGCGACCCGGGCGCGTTCCCGCCTGCCCGACATCGAGGTCGCGCTCGACGTGACCTCCGTGTGGGTGAGCGGGCGTCCCGCCGCGCTCCAGCGGGCGGTGCTCAACCTCATCGACAACGCCGGCAAGTGGTCTCCCGCGGACCAGCCGGTCCAGGTCCGGCTCCGTGCCGAGAGCGCGTCGGCGGTGCTCGAGGTCGACGACGCCGGGCCGGGCATCGACGCCGCCGACGTACCGCGGGTGTTCGACCGGTTCTACCGTGCCGACAGCGCCCGGGCGTTGCCGGGATCCGGTTTGGGGCTGTCGATCGTGCAGCGGGTCGTCGACGCTCACGGCGGTCGGGCCACCGTCGCCCGCTCCGTACGCGGTGGGGCGCTGCTTCGGGTCGACCTTCCGGCCGCGGCCCCGCCCGCCCCGATCGCGCGGCTCACCGCCGGGGAGGACACCGCGGTGAGCTGA
- a CDS encoding response regulator transcription factor, whose amino-acid sequence MIADDDAAIRESLERVLQVEGYDTSTVANGLAVLDGVGEAGGDTLDLLILDVMMPRLGGLETCRRLRAAGRDLPVLMLTARDQVADRVAGLDAGADDYLPKPFATEELLARVRALLRRRTPTDGESQILSFADVRLDPDRFEAWRGGRPLRLTRTEFSLLQVLLRNATRVLTRDALFEAIWGFDMSTTANNLQVYVSYLRRKMEAEGEPRLIYTLRGLGYTLRETPP is encoded by the coding sequence ATGATCGCGGATGATGACGCGGCCATCCGTGAGTCGCTGGAGCGGGTGCTTCAGGTCGAGGGTTACGACACAAGCACCGTCGCCAACGGTCTCGCCGTGCTCGACGGGGTCGGTGAGGCCGGCGGTGACACGCTGGATCTGCTGATCCTCGACGTGATGATGCCCCGCCTCGGCGGGCTGGAGACCTGCCGGCGGTTGCGGGCCGCGGGTCGGGATCTGCCGGTGCTGATGCTGACCGCCCGTGACCAGGTCGCCGACCGGGTCGCGGGGCTGGACGCGGGCGCCGACGACTACCTGCCCAAGCCGTTCGCCACCGAGGAGTTGCTGGCCCGGGTGCGGGCCCTGCTGCGCCGGCGGACGCCGACCGACGGGGAGTCGCAGATCCTGTCGTTCGCCGACGTCCGGCTCGATCCCGACAGGTTCGAGGCGTGGCGTGGCGGGCGGCCGCTGCGCCTGACCCGGACCGAGTTCTCCCTCCTGCAGGTCCTCCTGCGCAACGCGACCCGGGTCTTGACCCGCGACGCGCTGTTCGAGGCGATCTGGGGCTTCGACATGAGCACCACCGCCAACAACCTCCAGGTATACGTGAGCTACCTACGTCGCAAGATGGAGGCTGAGGGTGAGCCGCGATTGATCTACACGCTGCGCGGCCTGGGATACACGTTGCGGGAGACTCCTCCGTGA